A single window of Nocardia higoensis DNA harbors:
- a CDS encoding DUF2461 domain-containing protein, with the protein MAGFGGFPLAGLDLYEDLEVDNSKTFWTAHKHIYEQAVRDPMLALTAELEAEFGPAKIFRPYRDVRFAKDKAPYKTHQGAVAGTAPGVGWYVQIGAAGLFVSGGFYRGSAEQVAQFRRAVDDDVRGPELESILRPIVNAGFVLGGETLKTRPKGYDADHPRIALLRHKSITCSRAFGAPDWLSTPQTADQVRAAWATLRPLVEWSTAVVGPAGA; encoded by the coding sequence ATGGCTGGATTCGGTGGCTTCCCGCTCGCGGGCCTGGACCTCTACGAAGATCTCGAGGTCGACAATTCGAAGACGTTCTGGACCGCCCACAAGCACATCTACGAGCAGGCCGTGCGCGATCCGATGCTGGCGCTGACCGCCGAACTGGAAGCCGAGTTCGGCCCGGCCAAGATCTTCCGCCCCTACCGCGACGTGCGCTTCGCCAAGGACAAGGCGCCGTACAAGACACACCAGGGCGCGGTGGCCGGGACCGCGCCCGGTGTGGGCTGGTACGTCCAGATCGGCGCTGCGGGCCTGTTCGTCAGCGGCGGCTTCTACCGCGGATCCGCCGAACAGGTCGCGCAGTTCCGCCGGGCCGTCGACGACGACGTACGCGGCCCCGAACTGGAGTCCATCCTCCGCCCCATCGTGAACGCTGGGTTCGTCCTCGGCGGCGAGACGTTGAAGACCAGACCCAAGGGTTACGACGCCGACCATCCGCGCATCGCCCTGCTCAGGCACAAGTCGATCACCTGCTCCCGCGCCTTCGGCGCGCCGGACTGGCTGTCCACCCCGCAGACCGCCGACCAGGTCCGCGCGGCGTGGGCGACGTTGCGCCCGCTGGTGGAGTGGTCGACCGCCGTGGTGGGCCCGGCCGGCGCCTGA
- a CDS encoding DUF4190 domain-containing protein: MTDPKNPEDRGDPDTGATPPEREETPPSLSKETGGSPASGTTPPSGTTPPSSGGTPSNSGAEPSTGGPSWGEPNETTGYPGEPTHRDQPPPYPGQSPYPGQGQPPYPGAGQTPYPGQGQSSYPGQGQPPYPGAGQTPYPDSGHEPYPGAGQGGYQGYPPAGGQAQMPGQGGYQQYPGYRSPYEPFGAEQPQRQGPQVMSIIGFVCAAVALFFCPVLFGPVGIVLGVIGHTRGESLGKWAAIVSAVALIVGLLLGLAIYNSDIVPNQT; the protein is encoded by the coding sequence CGCGAGGAGACGCCGCCGTCGTTGTCGAAGGAAACCGGAGGTTCGCCCGCGTCCGGCACGACACCGCCGTCCGGCACGACACCGCCGTCGTCCGGCGGCACGCCGTCGAACTCCGGGGCGGAGCCCTCCACCGGTGGGCCGAGTTGGGGTGAGCCGAACGAAACCACCGGCTATCCGGGTGAGCCGACGCACCGGGACCAGCCGCCGCCGTACCCGGGCCAGTCGCCCTACCCGGGCCAAGGGCAACCCCCGTATCCCGGGGCCGGGCAGACGCCGTACCCGGGCCAGGGGCAGTCGTCCTACCCGGGCCAAGGGCAACCCCCGTATCCGGGGGCCGGACAGACGCCGTACCCGGATTCCGGCCATGAGCCTTATCCCGGCGCGGGCCAGGGTGGCTACCAGGGGTATCCGCCGGCCGGTGGGCAAGCACAGATGCCGGGGCAGGGCGGTTATCAGCAGTATCCGGGATACCGGTCGCCGTACGAACCGTTCGGCGCGGAACAGCCGCAGCGGCAGGGACCACAGGTCATGTCGATCATCGGATTCGTCTGCGCGGCCGTCGCGCTGTTCTTCTGCCCGGTTCTGTTCGGGCCGGTCGGCATCGTGCTGGGCGTGATCGGGCACACCAGGGGCGAGTCGCTGGGTAAGTGGGCCGCGATCGTCTCGGCGGTGGCGCTGATCGTGGGCCTGCTGCTCGGTCTGGCGATCTACAACTCCGATATCGTGCCCAACCAGACCTGA
- the egtD gene encoding L-histidine N(alpha)-methyltransferase — MTAPTMEVHLTDADLTSALRADAERGLTADPKSLPPKWFYDARGSELFEQITELPEYYPTRTERALLQHVVGEIARLAQAEVLVELGAGSAAKTRLLLSALTARGPLHTYVPQDVSSAALRVAAAEVAAEFPGLAVHGVVSDFTDTLQTLPRGGRRMIAFLGGTIGNLVPEERRDFLAGIHEVLEPGERLLLGAGLVIDPAVLVPAYDDARGVTAAFNRNVLHVLNHRLRADFVPEKFEHVAVWDADNEWIEMRLAATEDMTVTVADLGLTVDFARGEQMRTEISAKFRIDGLTAELAESGFAVEQVWTDPDNRFALALATRQ; from the coding sequence ATGACAGCACCGACCATGGAAGTGCACCTCACCGACGCCGACCTCACCTCGGCCCTGCGCGCGGACGCCGAGCGCGGACTCACCGCCGATCCCAAGTCGTTGCCCCCCAAGTGGTTCTACGACGCGCGGGGTAGCGAGTTGTTCGAACAGATCACCGAGCTGCCGGAGTACTACCCGACCCGGACCGAACGCGCGCTGCTGCAGCACGTCGTCGGCGAGATCGCCCGACTCGCCCAGGCGGAGGTGCTCGTCGAACTCGGGGCGGGTTCGGCCGCCAAGACCAGGCTGCTGCTCAGCGCGCTGACAGCGCGGGGTCCGCTGCACACCTATGTGCCGCAGGACGTCTCGTCGGCGGCGCTGCGCGTGGCCGCGGCCGAGGTGGCCGCGGAGTTTCCCGGCCTGGCCGTGCACGGCGTGGTCAGCGACTTCACCGACACGCTGCAGACGTTGCCGCGCGGCGGACGCCGGATGATCGCCTTCCTGGGCGGCACGATCGGCAATCTGGTCCCCGAGGAACGCCGGGACTTCCTCGCCGGCATCCACGAGGTGCTCGAACCCGGCGAGCGCCTGCTGCTCGGCGCGGGCCTGGTGATCGACCCGGCCGTGCTGGTCCCCGCCTACGACGATGCGCGCGGCGTGACCGCCGCGTTCAACCGCAATGTGTTGCACGTGCTCAACCACCGCCTGCGCGCCGACTTCGTCCCGGAGAAGTTCGAGCACGTCGCGGTGTGGGATGCCGACAACGAGTGGATCGAGATGCGCTTGGCCGCGACCGAGGACATGACCGTCACCGTCGCGGATCTGGGCCTGACCGTCGATTTCGCACGCGGCGAGCAGATGCGCACCGAGATCTCGGCCAAGTTCCGCATCGACGGGCTCACCGCCGAACTGGCCGAGTCCGGCTTCGCGGTGGAGCAGGTGTGGACTGACCCCGACAACCGCTTCGCGTTGGCGCTGGCCACCCGGCAGTGA